From the genome of Arthrobacter alpinus, one region includes:
- a CDS encoding bifunctional o-acetylhomoserine/o-acetylserine sulfhydrylase, protein MSNGWSFETRQIHVGQEPDVTTGARALPIYQTTSFVFPSTESAAARFALTELEPIYTRLGNPTQDAVEQRIASLEGGVGALLLSSGQAATTFAILNLAQAGDHIVSSPSVYGGTFNLLAHTLKKLGIDVTFVSDPDNLDEWRSAVQPNTKAFFGETVSNPRQDVLDLENISAIAHEAGVPLIVDNTLATPYLIRPLEWGADIVIHSATKYLGGHGTAIGGVIVDGGKFDFAADPEKFPGFNTPDETYNGLVYARDLGVGSALGANLAYVLKARVQLLRDLGSAIAPFNAFLIAQGIETLSLRMERHVSNAVTVAQWLENNQNVESVVYAGIPSSPWFERGRKYGPKGTGAVIAFDIVGGAEAGKRFVDGLELHSHVANLGDVRSLVIHPASTTHAQLSPEQQLAAGVRPGLVRLSVGLEGVEDIIADLEAGFRAAKSA, encoded by the coding sequence ACGGTTTGCCCTGACAGAACTGGAACCGATTTACACCCGCCTCGGCAACCCCACCCAGGATGCCGTTGAGCAGCGCATCGCCAGCCTGGAAGGCGGCGTCGGCGCCCTGCTGCTCTCCTCAGGCCAGGCCGCCACCACCTTCGCCATCTTGAACCTGGCCCAGGCCGGGGATCACATTGTCTCCAGCCCCAGCGTGTACGGCGGCACGTTCAACCTCTTGGCGCACACCTTGAAGAAGCTGGGCATCGACGTCACTTTTGTCTCGGACCCGGACAACTTGGATGAATGGCGCTCAGCCGTCCAGCCGAACACCAAGGCGTTCTTTGGCGAGACCGTCTCCAACCCGCGCCAGGACGTGCTGGACCTGGAAAACATCAGCGCCATCGCCCATGAAGCAGGCGTGCCGCTGATTGTCGACAACACCTTGGCCACCCCGTACCTGATCCGCCCCCTAGAGTGGGGTGCGGACATTGTCATCCACTCCGCCACCAAATACTTGGGCGGACACGGCACGGCCATTGGCGGGGTGATTGTCGACGGCGGCAAGTTCGACTTCGCAGCGGACCCGGAAAAGTTCCCCGGCTTCAACACCCCGGATGAGACGTACAACGGTCTGGTCTACGCTCGAGACCTTGGCGTCGGCAGTGCCCTGGGCGCGAATCTGGCCTACGTCCTCAAGGCCCGCGTGCAGCTACTGCGCGACCTTGGCTCAGCCATTGCCCCGTTTAACGCCTTCCTCATCGCCCAGGGCATTGAGACACTGAGCCTGCGCATGGAACGCCACGTCAGCAACGCCGTCACAGTGGCACAGTGGCTTGAAAACAATCAGAACGTGGAATCCGTGGTTTACGCCGGCATCCCGTCCAGCCCGTGGTTTGAGCGGGGCCGCAAATACGGCCCCAAGGGCACCGGCGCAGTCATCGCTTTTGACATCGTGGGCGGCGCGGAGGCTGGCAAGCGTTTCGTTGACGGACTGGAACTGCACTCGCACGTCGCCAACCTCGGTGACGTGCGCTCCCTGGTGATCCACCCGGCGTCGACCACTCACGCGCAACTCTCACCCGAGCAGCAGCTCGCCGCCGGAGTTCGCCCCGGACTGGTGCGCCTCTCCGTGGGCCTCGAAGGCGTGGAGGACATCATCGCCGACCTTGAAGCCGGTTTTCGCGCAGCAAAATCAGCGTGA